One Acetobacterium sp. KB-1 DNA segment encodes these proteins:
- a CDS encoding amidohydrolase, which translates to MMIKKEVWDSIDKNSQMLKKMARDIWENPEVSLEEEFASKLQAKVLEDSGLKVTLGLKDLPTALIAEYGKGKPIIGILGEYDALESLSQDSVPERKVRVQGGHGHGCGHNLLGTGGVGAAIAIKEAIERGELQGTIRYYGCPAEEELIGKLFMLRDGYFDNCDALLYWHPSSNNTPWRVPCLAATSVVFSFKGLTAHAPQAHIGRSALDAVELMNVGANYLREHLPKEVMMHYSILGNGIAPNTVPDRCQSWYMMRAPKRVQLDEAFPRLVDVAKGAAMMTGTTLEKVEVLGGGNEVIVNQTLADLFVKNMNELGGPSFTEDDYAFAKKLNDQFTPEQKLRGAQAFQIPPEYYDKDLLDKVVPKTNNEVFPISGDADPSWLFPFGAVYCATWPIGVFTHTWQATACTGSDLGFHGMLFAAKTLAGACCELMSDGDLMEKVKDEFRETSKNLNYKVNIGADAVPKKVKLT; encoded by the coding sequence ATGATGATAAAGAAAGAAGTCTGGGACAGCATTGATAAAAACAGCCAGATGTTGAAAAAAATGGCGCGAGATATTTGGGAAAATCCTGAGGTTTCGCTGGAAGAAGAATTTGCTTCAAAGTTGCAGGCCAAGGTATTGGAAGATTCGGGACTAAAGGTAACGCTCGGCTTAAAAGACTTGCCCACGGCACTTATCGCTGAATATGGGAAGGGAAAACCGATTATCGGCATTCTAGGTGAATATGATGCACTTGAAAGTTTATCGCAGGATTCTGTGCCAGAGAGAAAGGTAAGAGTACAAGGTGGACATGGACATGGTTGCGGTCACAACCTGTTGGGCACGGGTGGTGTTGGTGCTGCCATTGCCATCAAAGAGGCAATAGAACGAGGGGAACTACAGGGTACGATTCGCTATTATGGATGCCCCGCGGAGGAGGAGCTGATTGGAAAGCTGTTTATGCTAAGGGATGGATATTTTGACAATTGTGATGCACTGCTTTACTGGCATCCATCTTCAAACAACACTCCATGGAGAGTACCGTGTCTTGCGGCTACTTCTGTGGTGTTCAGCTTCAAAGGGCTAACCGCCCATGCACCGCAGGCACATATTGGTCGTAGTGCACTCGATGCGGTTGAATTGATGAACGTAGGGGCAAATTATCTGCGCGAGCATCTTCCGAAAGAAGTCATGATGCATTACTCAATTTTAGGCAATGGAATCGCTCCAAACACTGTACCGGACAGATGTCAGTCATGGTATATGATGCGGGCTCCCAAACGGGTACAGTTAGATGAGGCGTTCCCACGTCTTGTCGATGTGGCAAAGGGTGCGGCGATGATGACAGGGACTACGTTGGAAAAGGTAGAGGTTCTTGGTGGAGGGAATGAAGTAATCGTAAATCAGACGCTTGCCGATTTGTTTGTAAAGAACATGAACGAGTTGGGCGGTCCGTCCTTTACGGAAGATGATTACGCCTTTGCTAAAAAACTTAATGATCAATTTACGCCTGAGCAAAAACTCAGGGGTGCACAGGCGTTCCAGATTCCGCCCGAGTATTATGACAAAGACTTGTTGGACAAAGTCGTACCCAAAACAAACAATGAGGTATTTCCGATCTCGGGAGATGCAGATCCGAGCTGGTTATTTCCGTTTGGAGCTGTTTACTGCGCAACATGGCCGATCGGCGTGTTTACACATACATGGCAGGCGACGGCATGCACAGGTTCTGATCTTGGTTTTCACGGCATGTTGTTTGCCGCGAAAACGCTGGCGGGAGCGTGTTGTGAATTGATGAGCGACGGTGATTTAATGGAAAAGGTCAAAGACGAATTTAGAGAAACATCAAAAAACCTGAATTATAAAGTGAACATTGGCGCTGACGCGGTGCCAAAGAAAGTAAAACTGACCTAA
- a CDS encoding MFS transporter, whose amino-acid sequence MVDKSNCIENSVENQGRYGILTLLFLGWCVGNLNRFSINCAIVEISKDFVLNASTQGFIMSSFFLGYALMQVPGGWLADKYGPKKVLISSILIWSVFAALSGLAWSALSLIIFRFLLGLSLGAFYPTALKTISQVFPRNEQGKAISILLVSGVIIAIISSILFAWIIGKMGWSALFYIIAVIGAIMAVLYLLILKLPVTTQDKVAIQTIDKPQKLAFKQVIRVPFVWSMCLAGFCVSLITWGINTWIPTYLVQARHISLMEAGKWQMMPAILGLFAMLASGIITDKLKMDTVRRSTLIMSVLTAVSVYIMYRTPSLMLFFVFEGITIACVTAIFVIINSMIMKQFPPEVTGSVVGLVNFGSQAGSFTAPFIIGIIVDASKGSFDTTFLFLTAVAVLSIVAFLTTYLKNSLSTT is encoded by the coding sequence ATGGTTGATAAATCGAATTGTATTGAAAATTCTGTTGAAAATCAAGGCCGGTATGGAATACTAACTTTGTTGTTTTTAGGATGGTGTGTGGGAAATCTGAATCGTTTTTCAATTAACTGTGCGATTGTGGAAATTAGCAAAGACTTTGTTTTAAATGCTTCAACACAAGGATTTATAATGAGTAGCTTCTTTCTTGGATATGCACTTATGCAAGTGCCAGGGGGCTGGCTTGCAGATAAGTATGGTCCCAAAAAAGTTTTGATTAGTAGCATCCTTATCTGGTCTGTTTTTGCAGCACTTTCGGGTTTGGCATGGTCCGCGTTATCACTAATAATATTTCGGTTTTTACTCGGTCTTAGTTTAGGAGCATTCTATCCTACTGCTTTGAAAACGATATCACAAGTTTTTCCTCGAAATGAACAAGGAAAGGCGATTTCAATACTATTAGTTTCAGGGGTTATAATTGCCATTATCAGTTCCATACTCTTTGCATGGATTATCGGCAAAATGGGGTGGAGTGCATTGTTTTATATAATTGCGGTAATTGGCGCTATTATGGCAGTTCTTTATTTGCTGATATTAAAATTACCAGTAACTACTCAAGATAAAGTCGCGATACAAACTATAGACAAGCCCCAAAAATTGGCATTTAAGCAAGTTATTAGAGTTCCTTTTGTATGGAGTATGTGCCTGGCTGGATTTTGTGTTAGTCTGATAACATGGGGAATAAACACATGGATACCGACTTATCTTGTTCAAGCTCGTCATATTAGCCTGATGGAAGCTGGAAAGTGGCAGATGATGCCGGCAATCCTTGGTTTATTTGCTATGCTGGCAAGTGGAATTATAACAGATAAATTGAAGATGGATACGGTAAGGCGATCAACATTGATAATGTCTGTCTTAACCGCGGTCTCCGTCTATATCATGTACAGGACGCCATCGTTAATGTTGTTCTTCGTTTTTGAAGGAATAACAATCGCTTGTGTAACCGCAATATTTGTTATTATTAATAGTATGATTATGAAGCAGTTCCCTCCTGAGGTGACAGGTTCTGTAGTTGGACTCGTTAATTTTGGGTCTCAAGCTGGTAGCTTCACAGCACCATTTATCATAGGAATTATAGTAGATGCAAGTAAAGGATCTTTTGACACAACTTTTCTATTTTTGACAGCAGTAGCAGTTTTATCTATTGTTGCATTTTTAACAACATACTTAAAAAACAGCCTATCAACGACTTAA
- a CDS encoding alpha/beta fold hydrolase, whose amino-acid sequence MKMRIKKMQIVLLVLGFVVIGIAAILSYFFYRNLHPLDDHYLKQTTAAGFTPKTAILDNGSTLSYGEGPDNGPALLLIHGQGVSWEDYAAVLPELSKNFHVFAVDCFGHGQSSHDPTLYSCAANGQALIWFMEHRIGKKCLVSGHSSGGILAAWLGANAPNLVSGVLLEDPPLFAVTPAEMQQGAGCFAWKDTFMTIHSFKNQTDETDFVVYYFKNGYMVSLFGGLKEKVVAAVETFRAEHPDQGPRIYWIPYSWLRLMNTIDRYDLAFGEHFYDGSWMNAVDQEALLKAISCPTIYLKAKTNYGKDGVLYAANTDEDANKVQALLPDCETLTIKSGHDIHYEHPDFFISALNNLQTKIKSGK is encoded by the coding sequence ATGAAAATGAGGATTAAAAAAATGCAAATTGTCCTGCTTGTACTCGGTTTTGTGGTAATCGGCATCGCTGCTATCCTTAGTTATTTTTTTTACCGCAATTTACATCCGCTTGATGATCATTATCTCAAACAAACCACGGCAGCTGGTTTTACCCCAAAAACAGCCATTTTGGATAATGGTTCCACACTTAGCTATGGCGAGGGGCCAGATAATGGCCCCGCACTCCTTTTAATTCACGGTCAGGGCGTTTCCTGGGAAGATTATGCCGCCGTTCTACCTGAATTGTCAAAAAATTTTCATGTCTTTGCGGTGGATTGCTTTGGCCACGGTCAATCCAGTCATGATCCAACGCTTTATTCCTGTGCGGCGAATGGTCAAGCACTGATCTGGTTTATGGAACATCGTATCGGCAAGAAATGTCTTGTCTCCGGTCATTCTTCCGGCGGTATCCTGGCTGCCTGGCTCGGGGCCAACGCACCCAATCTGGTCAGTGGTGTTCTGCTTGAAGATCCCCCGCTCTTTGCCGTGACCCCAGCAGAAATGCAGCAAGGAGCTGGCTGCTTTGCCTGGAAGGATACCTTCATGACCATTCACAGTTTTAAAAACCAGACAGATGAAACAGATTTTGTTGTCTACTATTTTAAAAATGGCTACATGGTTTCCCTTTTCGGTGGTCTAAAAGAAAAGGTGGTCGCAGCCGTTGAAACATTCCGAGCAGAACATCCCGATCAGGGGCCAAGAATCTACTGGATCCCCTATTCCTGGCTACGCCTGATGAATACCATTGATCGCTATGATCTGGCCTTTGGCGAGCATTTTTATGACGGTTCATGGATGAACGCAGTCGATCAGGAAGCGTTACTAAAAGCGATTTCGTGCCCGACGATTTATCTGAAAGCCAAAACGAATTACGGTAAGGACGGAGTCTTGTACGCCGCCAACACGGATGAAGATGCAAACAAGGTTCAGGCTTTGCTCCCTGATTGCGAAACCCTTACCATCAAATCAGGCCATGACATCCACTATGAACATCCGGATTTTTTCATTTCCGCATTAAACAACCTGCAGACCAAGATAAAAAGCGGGAAATAG
- a CDS encoding helix-turn-helix domain-containing protein, whose product MKNMISLNLQTLRKAHRYTQEDVAEKITVSRQSVAKWENGESLPDMNKCIALAELYNISLDTLVNGTETAGVPLPPKGKHVFGTVIVGERGQIVIPKKAREIFQINSGDSLMILGDENQGGLALIDANRFISQFEFIKQGLGYAPPTANDKEYENED is encoded by the coding sequence ATGAAAAATATGATTAGTCTGAATTTGCAGACTCTGCGAAAAGCCCATCGGTACACGCAGGAAGATGTGGCTGAAAAGATCACTGTTTCCCGACAGTCCGTTGCTAAATGGGAAAACGGCGAAAGCTTACCGGATATGAATAAATGCATTGCTCTGGCAGAGCTTTATAACATTTCCCTTGATACCCTCGTAAACGGTACCGAAACAGCTGGAGTACCCCTGCCGCCAAAAGGCAAGCACGTCTTTGGCACAGTCATAGTTGGTGAGCGCGGACAAATTGTCATTCCTAAAAAAGCCCGGGAAATCTTCCAGATCAACTCCGGAGACAGCCTGATGATTCTGGGTGATGAGAATCAAGGTGGACTGGCCCTGATTGATGCCAATCGATTCATCAGTCAGTTTGAATTTATTAAACAAGGCTTGGGCTATGCGCCTCCAACCGCTAATGATAAAGAATATGAAAATGAGGATTAA
- a CDS encoding transglutaminase family protein encodes MEHKKFLEETKLLNYSHQKIQELIKIKKWENLDEEQQIKAIYNYVRDEIRFGYNVDDNIPASKVLSDGYGQCNTKGTLFMALLRAVGIPCRIHGFTIDKKLQKGAMTGIVYKNAPKNVFHSWVEVLYENDWYELEGFILDKKYLEKLQNIHSECSGSFCGYGVAVKDFKHPMIDWNKNNTYIQSEGITQDFGVYDNPDDLLKEHRQEMSEIKKILYKNLGRHLMNDNVRKIRNSN; translated from the coding sequence ATGGAACACAAAAAATTTTTAGAAGAAACAAAACTACTAAATTATTCTCATCAAAAGATCCAGGAGTTAATAAAAATTAAGAAGTGGGAGAATTTAGATGAGGAGCAACAGATAAAAGCAATTTATAATTATGTTAGAGATGAAATAAGGTTTGGCTATAATGTGGATGACAACATTCCAGCATCAAAAGTCCTGTCAGATGGATATGGACAGTGCAACACCAAAGGAACGCTTTTTATGGCACTGTTAAGAGCAGTTGGGATTCCGTGTCGAATTCATGGGTTTACGATTGATAAAAAGTTGCAAAAAGGTGCGATGACGGGAATCGTCTACAAGAATGCACCAAAAAACGTATTTCATAGCTGGGTTGAAGTGTTATATGAAAATGATTGGTATGAGTTGGAGGGATTTATACTTGATAAAAAATATCTGGAAAAATTGCAGAACATTCATAGTGAATGTTCTGGGTCGTTTTGTGGATATGGGGTGGCAGTAAAAGACTTTAAACATCCAATGATTGATTGGAACAAGAACAACACCTATATCCAAAGTGAAGGAATAACTCAGGATTTTGGCGTTTACGATAATCCTGATGATTTACTTAAGGAACATCGTCAGGAAATGTCTGAAATAAAAAAAATTCTTTATAAAAATCTAGGAAGACATCTTATGAATGACAATGTCAGAAAGATTAGAAATAGCAATTAA
- a CDS encoding AraC family transcriptional regulator yields MDNNSIAKISAVIQFIETHLTEKMDLNRVATAVHYSKYHLHRVFASMVGLTIHDYVQRRRLTEAAWLLVFSAKPIIDIAAVGGYESQQAFTNIFTAMYKQSPNKYRENEKFYPLQLRFRVEGNYGMLHSKELPQWHITLATEDDIACWMDLVRLIIDGFPHLDEEEYAVELKLRIRNKQALILKDGAIAVGVMLFSSETGNIDFMGTHPFYRNKGIPKAFLDKVMGELISRNEISITTYRVGDKADTGHRSAIKSLGFAEAELLIEFNYPTQRFILSKEVTDDK; encoded by the coding sequence ATGGACAATAACAGTATCGCAAAAATTTCAGCAGTAATCCAATTTATCGAAACGCATTTAACGGAAAAGATGGATTTGAATCGTGTCGCAACGGCTGTTCATTACTCAAAATATCATCTGCATAGAGTATTTGCTAGTATGGTGGGTTTAACGATCCATGATTATGTTCAGCGCCGGCGGCTGACGGAAGCAGCATGGTTATTGGTTTTTTCGGCTAAACCAATTATTGATATTGCCGCAGTGGGCGGATATGAAAGCCAGCAGGCCTTTACAAACATTTTTACCGCAATGTATAAGCAATCGCCTAATAAATATCGGGAAAACGAAAAATTCTATCCCTTGCAATTAAGATTCAGAGTAGAAGGTAATTACGGAATGCTCCACAGCAAAGAGCTACCTCAATGGCATATAACCCTTGCAACCGAAGACGATATCGCTTGCTGGATGGATTTAGTTAGGCTTATTATAGATGGCTTCCCTCATTTAGATGAGGAGGAATATGCCGTGGAATTAAAACTGCGGATCAGAAATAAGCAGGCGCTGATCTTAAAAGATGGCGCTATTGCGGTGGGAGTCATGCTGTTCTCTTCGGAGACCGGCAACATTGACTTTATGGGCACACATCCGTTTTATCGGAATAAAGGAATCCCTAAAGCATTTCTTGATAAGGTGATGGGAGAGTTAATTAGTAGAAATGAAATTAGTATAACGACCTACAGAGTGGGAGATAAAGCCGATACCGGACACCGTAGCGCGATTAAAAGCTTGGGTTTTGCGGAAGCGGAGCTGCTTATTGAGTTTAATTATCCGACACAACGCTTTATTTTGTCAAAGGAGGTTACAGATGACAAATGA